The Candidatus Alcyoniella australis DNA window GCTGGTAGAGCCGAACCAGGCCGAAAATCGCCTCTCCCGGGTAGTAGATCGAGCGCCGGTTCTTGGCGGGCCGATTCGGGTTCATCGAGGCGTAGTTGATGAAGTCGCCGTTGGGAAGCTGTAGCTGGCAGATCCCGCGCGCCAGGCCGTCCATCGCGTCCTTGTGCGACATGTCGCCCGTGGCCCGCGCGTGGGCCACCAGGGCCAGGATCGCCAGACCCGCGCCGCCGAGCTTGGCCTGATTGCGGCCGTCCTCAAGCATCACCAGCGCGCCGGGAACTCCGGGCATCGGCACCGCGCGTTTGAGCATCCAGCCCAGGGCGCGCTCGCCCCCCTCGCGGAAGCGCTCGAGGCCCGTGGCGTCGTAGAGCTGCATCAGCGAGTAGGTGGTTCCGCAGTGCCGCAGCAGGTTGTAGCCCTTATCGTCGAATCCGTCGCCTATCAGGTAGCGCCCGAGCAGGGCCTGCGGGTCGTCGCGCGCGGTTTTGCGCCTAAGCGGGTAGTAGCGGTAGTAGAACTTGCCGTTGGGCTTGAGCAGCCGCAGCAGAAAGTCGCCGCCGATCAGGCAGGCGCGCTCGATCTGTGCAGGCGAGATCTCGTCGATCCGGCCGCCGACGCGGTAGATCGACTGTACGCCGCGCCCCGGGAAATGTTCGATGAACGAGTCGGTGCGAAAGCGGTAGAGTCCCTGGTCGAGCTGCAGCGGGATCTCGATCCCGCGCCCGGCCTTGAGTCGGGAGATGAAGTTGCGCGGGTGCAGCTCGAGGCGCACCGAGTCGTCGGGCATGGCGCAGCTCAGCGCTTGACCGTCGGACCAGGCCACGCCGCTCACGCCGCGTTGCAACGAACGGTTGGTGAAGAAGTCGCTGAGCAGCCGCAGCCGGTCGATCTCGCGCACCAGCTCGACCTGCAGTCGATAGCAGTCGAGCAGCCGCGGATCCAGGCCGATGTCGATCAGCGCCGAGCGTGACGCGGCCAGGGCCGAGGCGTAGCTCTCGCCCGACGCGGCCGCGCGCAGCCGGGTCGGCTCGGGCGGCGCAACGCTGAGCGCGCGCGCTTCGGGGTCAATGTGTCGCAGTGCGATTTCGCTGGCGCGCTGCACCGAGCGGCGCAGCTCCTGCATTTCCCACGCGGGCCAGAGCGTGACGACCACTGCCGCCCGGCCGTTATCAGGAGGCAGATCGGGCAGCCCGTTTGCCAATCCTTGATCGTCGATTTCGCCCGCGAGGCAGGCGCGGGTCAGCTCGAGAATCTGTGCTTTTTGTCCGTCGTTCAGATCGTCGAACGCCTGGAAGGGCGCAGGGCTGTTGTAGTTAAGCAGCAGGCCGGCAATCAAAACGATTACGGCCGCACCAAGCAGATATCGCCAAGCTCTACCCATAGTCTGCGGAGGTTAGCACGCCCTTTTTACGCCAGTCAATTGTTGACACTTGATCGGTGGTGCATACTATGAAAGCAAATACTTAGGCTTCTTGGGAGACTCATCCGATGAGACGCTACGGGCTCGTAGTCTGCTTTGTGTTGCTTTGCGTTGTGGGACTGTGCGCAGTTCCGTTCCTGGGCTGTCTGGATACTTCGACCCCAGTCGATCAATCCGACGACGACGTTATTGACGACGACGATAATGGCGACGACGACGACGGGCAGATGGTCTGGATCGCAGGCAAAGACTGGGTCGGGGGCCGGGGAGTGCTGCTGCAACGCGAGCAGGACGGCTGGAAAAGGCTCGACCCCCTCGATCCGGACGGCAACTGGGACCTGAAGCAAGTCGCCGTGGGCGGTGCGAACTACGCCGTGGCGGTGGGCAACCTGCTATCCGAGTATCAGGGGCTGATCGCCTATTTCAACGGCGAGAAATGGAGCTCGATCTCCCCCTCGAGCGCTCCTGAAAAATGGTCGCTCAACGCCGTGGACATCGCCGATGACCACGTGGTGGCCGCGGGATCGGACCAAGAGAATCTCGCCTCTCCGGTGGGGTTGCTACTGCACTACGACGGCAACAGCTGGCACAACCGCGACCTGCCGCAGGTCGGATCGGAGTGGGAGCTGCTCGACCTGGACATGCTCTCGAACGAGAACGGCTTTGCCGTGGGCCACTCGGGTCGCAACGGCAGCCGACAGGGCGTGATCCTGCGTTGGAAGGACGCGGAGTGGATCGACTACACTCTTCCCGACGTGTCCGACGACTGGGAACTGCACGCGGTATCGTTCGCCGGAACCGGCGCGGTATGGAGCGTGGGCGTGGACAACTCGGGGACCGTGTCGCGGCCCGTAACGCTGTATAAGTCCGAGGGCCCGTGGCAGCAGGTCGACGTTGAGGACACGCGGATGGAGCTCAACGGCGTGAACTTCATCAGCAGCTCGTTGGGATTTATTTGCGGCGAGAGCCTGGGCAAGGGGATCGTCTACCGCTTCAACGTCGGCGACTGGGAGAAACAGGATCTGCCGGACGTCGACGGTCAATGGTTGCTCAACGATATCGCCATGGTCAGCCAGACCGAGGCCTACGCCGTTGGCAAGTCCGTGCAGGACGACCAGGGGATCGCCCTGTACTGGAACGGCGCACAGTGGTCTCAGATCGACCTGCCGCAGATTAGTTCGAACTGGGAGCCGTTGGGCATCGGCGTCACCCACTAGTTCTAATCATCAAGCTTCCACTGCTGCGGCAGCTTCCAGCCGCAGTTAATCCAGCTCTTACCGGTTGGTTCTCTTTACGTCGCGGCGAGCGTCGTTGACCCACGAGACTAATACGATCACGAGTTTTGCGGCAGCTCCAAGCTGTATCAAGGGTGCGCAGGTTGTTGCCGCTGAGCCGCTTTACGTCGCGGCGAGCGTCGTTGACCCACGAGACTGGTACGATCGCGAGTTTTGCGGCAGCTCCAAGCTGCAAAAGGGCGGCCGCAATGGCCGCCCTTAGTGTTGAATTCGCGGTTGGTACTAGTGAACGGTCAGGTCGTTGAGCTGGACGCTGATCGTGTCCTCGAATGTCGGCAGGGTCTCGTCGGACCAGGAGTCGCCAGTATATTTGGTGAGGATTCCTCGGCCCTGTTCCAGCTCGGTGTCGAAGTAAACGCCGCAGACCCAGGGCACATTAGCGGTGTCAAGGGTGCCGCCGATAAGAGCCCAGGTGTCGTACGCCAAGTCGGGCGGGATCTCCTCGAAGCTTTCGCCGCTGACAAAGCCGACCTGTCCGCCGCTGGCGGCGCCGCTGTTGTCATTGCCCACGATCAGCACCGCGTCTCCGGTGTGGGTCACCGAGCCGATGTTAACGTCGCTGATTGAGAAGAGCGGCGGAGTCAGTTCCCAGGTGTCGAATTCGGGTTTGTAGATCATGGTCACCGACTCGGATCCGGCCGTGTTGTAACCCGCGACGAACGAGTCGATCGCCTTATCCGGGCTGATGCCCAGGGCGTAGAATTCCCAATCGGCGGAGATCTCGGGCATTAGGTAGGGCTCGCCAAAGCCTTCGTTCGTCCACTTGAGCACCAGGCCGGTCTTGCCGCCGGTTGTGGGGAACTCGGCCCCGGCGAACCAGGCTTCGCTCTGGGAGATACAGGTTACAGTATTGAGATACCAGTCGGTTAGATAGGTCGGCGCCACGTCGCTCCAGGTGCCGTTGCTGTAGCGATAGATCAGGGCCTGGGTTCCGTCGCGGCCGGCTACGAAGCCGAAATCCGCGGAACAGAAGTCGACGTCGTGAAGCTCGAAGGACTCGGGAAGGGTAATGCCGCTGAAGTCGATATCAGCCCAGCCCTTGCCCGTATACTGCAGGGCGATGCCCACATCTTCGTCGTTGCCAACGGCGTAGCCCGCGGTTGCGGATACGAAATCCACGGCGTCGAGGGTCCAGGATACGCCTTCGGCGCGTTCGGGCACGGCCACCTCGCTCCAGCTGCCCTTGGCGTCGCGCTGTAGGGTCAGGCCGGTTAGCTCGTTGCCCTCGGGTGCAAGGGTTCCCTTGAAGCCTACAGCCCAGGCGTAATCGACCACAACATCATCGTCATCATCGTCGTCGTCATCATCGTCGTCATCATCATCGTCGTCATCGTCGCCGGAATGATCGTCGTCGTCGTCATCGGACGAGCAAGTCACCGTAAACAGCATGGCGATTGCCAGTAGGATAACCAGCCATAGGCTGAACCATTTATAATTCGACATAGTGTTTCTCCTCAAGGGCCCCTTATGTTTTGAAAATAGTACTACAGGAGCTTGGCGCACATCAATCAATTATCTCACGCGGCCGTGGCCGCGCAGGGGTCGTTGATTGACGATAATCAAAATCAGCGAGGTTTTGGGCATCTACTTCGCGGACCCCACCGCTGCTGGATCTTGGGTCCTAGCGGCGAGCCGTTTACGGCGCCGCACAACCAGCCAAGCGCTGAACAGACCCAGCAGGGTGCCGAGCAGCACACCGAGCACCAGTCCGCCGACCAGCCAATCCAGGAACAGCACCTTGGCTTGCACCAGGCTGAAATCGGAGAAGCTGACGTGGTACCAAGCGCCGTAGAGAATCCGGTTGCCTACGTGTACGCAGGCGTAGATCACGGGCAGGGCGATGATCGGGTTGCTGACCTGAGTGCCCAGCAGCGAGGCGAGTTTGTTCAATCGCAAAGCGTAGGCCAGGCCAAGGGTCATCAGCGTGTGCAGGCTGTAAAAGGGCGTCAGCCCGATGATCACGCCCGCGGCCACGGCCAGTCCGATGCGCCATGGGCTGACGTGTTCCGAGACAAGCCGGGCCAATCCCGCACGAATCGATCGGATAGGATTGCGCATGGACTTTTTTAACCCGGACTGTTCATCAGGCTTATGCTGCGGCTCACATTCTACTCTCAATAGCGGCGTCTTAAAGCCGCGAGCCGGGCAGGGCGGTTCGCTCCGCTCTCAAGCCCGGCCCGTCGGCAACAGGGAGCAAGGCTATTTAATGACCAGGAACTCCACTCGGGCGATCGGCTCGGCGCTTCCCATGCCCTTGGTCTTCAGCCGTCCGGCCGTGATTCCGCGGCGCACCAGGTAGTTGCGCAGGGTCTGAGCGCGACGCTCGCTGAGCTGCTGCAGCTCGTCGGCCTCGCCGACATCGTCGGTGTGCACCCTGATTTCAACGGTCAGCTCGGGATGGGCCATCAGGATGTTGGAGATGTCGTTGAGCATCGTCAGGCTCTCGGCCGATACGCGCTTGTCGCTACCCTGGGCAAAAACGATCGGCGTGGGCAGCCGGATCTCCTCGGCGAAGAGCACCACGCCGCTGGGGCGGCGGTCGATCTCGACCTCGGGGCAGCCGTCGTCGTCGCGGTAGTTGTTGAAGGTCTCGGCCTGCAGCGGGCATTGGTCCGTTGCGTCGGCGATGCGGTCGCCGTCGGTGTCGGCCTTGAGCGGATCGCTCTTGAGCTCGTTGACCTCGCGGCCGTCCTCGATGCCGTCGCCGTCGGTATCGACGTTGCGCGGATCGGTGTTGGCGATTTTGACCTCTTGGCCGTCGGACAGGCCGTCGTCGTCGCTGTCGGCATCGCGCGGATCGGTGAGCGTAACTTTGAGCTCCTCGCCGTCAAGCAGTCCGTCGCCGTCGCTGTCGGGATTGTTCGGATTGGTGTTGGCCTGCTTCTCCTCGAGGTTGGTCAGGTTGTCGCGATCCGGGTCGGCCGTGGGCGCTGCCGACGCGGATGCCGAAGCCGCGCGACTGGGCCGCTCGAGCGGCGGGTAGGTGAAGCTCAGTCCGGCGAACCCGCGGTAGGACGGGCTGCCGATGCCCGGGGTAATACCCGCACCGCCGCCGAGCACCAGCGCGATTCCCGCGCCGGGATAGATCTTAATACCGGCCTGGGCCTCGATCGGCATCTCGGCGTCGATTCCCTCTACGCCGTAATCCGAGGTCTTGCCGAAGGTCTCGCCGAACAGGTCGATCCGACGGTGAGCCGCGATGTCCAGACCGATGCCCCACAGCAGTTCGCCCGCGGGCTCGATTTCGTCGGTGGCTCCCTTATAGCGGTATCCGCCGTTGATCACGATGTTGACCATGTCGAAACGCTTGTCCAGCACCAGCTTGGCGCCGAAGTCGTTGGCGCCCGCGCCGATGTACAGTGCGTCGTCGCCGGTGGCGAACGAGCCGAAGGGCACCAGTGCGATGCCGAAAATCCCGTCCGGGCTGTTCTCGAGAATGCCGATCTTCAGCGCGGCCTGTAGATCGCCAAATCCGTTGCCGTCGGCATCCTTGGTGGGAAAGCCCTTGAGCCCGACCGCGCCCTGACCGCTGCTGGCGACCATGTTGTAGCTGCCGCCGAGCATTACGTCCAGGCGCTTGATCACGCCCACCGAGGCGTAGACGTGGTTGGCGAACAGGCTTTCGACCGCCACCAGATCGCCGCGATCGCCGATCGAGAACACCAGCGGCTCGCCCGCGTAGTTGGCCAGGTAACCCAGGCTGAACTGTCCCATCTCCAACGTGTCGGAGTTGTACAGTGACATCAGGCCGGTGGTGGTCAGCGCCGGGTTCATGTTCTGGATGTCGATTGCCGCCGCGGGCGCGGCCAGCAGGCCGACGATCAGTAGCGCGATTGACAGGCGTTTTGGCATCTCATGCCCTCCGTCGAGCAACAAGCAGAAATAGCATGCCGAGCAAAACAAATATCAGCGTTGCGGAAGTTGGGCCGTTTTTCGCGGTCTGGCAGCCGCAGCCCTCTTCCTCTTCGTCCTCATCGTATTCGAGTTTAATCGTTGTCTGGCTCTGCGATTGGGCGCCGTGCTCGTCCATCACGATCAGTTGCACGATGTAGTAACCCTGGCCCGGCGCGTGAAACGTCAGCCGGTCGCCTGAGAAGCGCTCGGAGCTGATGAACCAGTCGTAACGCACGATGCGGTCGTCCTGGTCCGGGTCGAAGCTGTCCTCGGCCGAGACCACGAACAGGCCCCGCTTGTGGTCCACGCGCTCGACGGCGATGGAGGCCAGGGGAGGAGCGTTGTCCGTGTCCGGCGCGGCGACGATGGTGTGCAGCCCGCCCTGCCAGGGCTGGGGCGGGAACTGCGCGGCCTCGCACGCGGCGGGCAGTGCGGCGCGGGCGTAGATTACGGTCTCGCCCTCGTCGCCCAAGCCCAGGTCGACGATCGGCAGCTGGGTCTGAGTAAACAGGTCGTAAACGCGGTAGCCCGTGCCATCGCCGCGCATGTAGAACTCGAGGTTGATCGTCACCGGCTGGAACAGCGAGTTGTTGGCCAGCACCTCGACCACATTAGTGGTGCCGTCGTTGTAGGTCAGCGGCAGGGTCCAGACGTTGCCCGCGGGGAGCGATTGCAGCGAATTCTCGGCCGAGAAATCGACGTCGCGCAATATCCCGCCCTCAACGTCGATCAGCCGGTAGCCCCAGTAGTCCATGTCGGTGTAGATCGAGGAGCAGGCCGTGGTGGTGTGCACCCAGCGCATCGGCCCCTGGGTCGCAATGCCCGTGGACCGGCCCTCGTAGTCGATCAGTTCGTCGCCGGGCTCGAATACGTCGACCCAGTCCGAATGCACGTGGCCCAGAAACACGTGGCTCACGCCGTGGTCGACAAACGCCTTGAGCGCCAGCACGCCGGTGTTGACCTCCGGCGTCTCGTTGCTGATCGGGTCGGCCGGATCCGAGTCCCAGACCTCGCTGTCGTAGTTCCACTCGTCGTTGGTCAGGCCCAGCGGCTTGGCCGGGAACTTGGTGTTGGGAGAGTAGGGGCCGCGCATATCGTGGTGGCCGAAGACGATCGTCTGTCGGCCTTCCACATCGTTGGCCTCGAGATCGGCGTAGAGCCAATCGAGCTGCGGCTGGGTCATGAAGCCGCCGTAGTTGTCCACCGGGCTTGCCAGCGGCGGCAGCGGCAGCGAATTGCGGCGCTCGCGGCTGCCGTCGTAAGTGTTCAGGCCGACGACATGCAGCGGGCCGTAGTCGAAGCTGTAGTAGGGCGGGCCGAAAGTTCGGCGGAAATAGTCCAGACCGTCGTACTGCCAGTCGGCTTGGCGGACCATGCTCGCCATGCCGTCGTGGTTGCCCGGGACCATGAAGATCGGCACCTGGGTGTTCTTGAGCAGATCGTAGGCGTTACCGTATTCCTCGACGTAGTCCAGTCCGTAGACCAGGTCGCCGCTGAGCAATACGAACGCCGGCTTGAGCAGGTTCAGCTCGCTGATCTGCTGGCCGACGATTGCCGATACCAGCTGCTTGTCATCTTCGGTGTAGCCCGGGAAGTCGGCCGAGTTGAGCATTCTGCCGCCCGAGGCGCCGCGCGGGTCGTCGATGTGCACGTCGGTGATGTGGGCGAAGGTCAGGTCCGGCGAGATCTCGCGTACAACGTGCAGCGCGTTGAGCTGCTTATCGGCGAAGAATACCGTCGAGACGCGCACGGAGTAGGCGTCGGCGGGCGCTCCTCCGTTGACCCGGCAGCCAAGCTGGTACACGCCCCAGTCCTCTAAGTAGTCCACGGACTCGATGCTCAGCGGATAGGTCTGGGCCACGGCGTCGCCGACCTTCTCTTCCTCATTGTAGGGGTCGCTTTCGCGGGTCGTGATGTATCCGCGCCAACTGTCCGGATCGAGCAGCCGGTCCGCGAAGTGCGCGGCCATCAGCACGGTCAACTCGCCGCCGGGCTCGGTGATCGCGGGCATGCCCAGCACCGGGTAGATCATCTCGCCGATGCGCGGGAAAATCGGCCACTCCTGGTCCACGGCCAGGGCGTCGGAATAGCCCAGCCCCTCGGCGTCCACTGTTCCGTAAGGCCAGCCCGCGATGCTCGATAGGCTGTCGGCTGCCGCCGGGGCGGTGAGGCCGACGATTAGCGCCAGGCAAAGGATCGCTGTTGATATCGTATGCTTCGACGTTGCCATTACGTGATCTCCCTGGTGTCCACCGCTTGCACGGGCGCACAAATCCAGAACTGGAACGCGCGCCTGTACGTTTCAAACACAGTACAGGTAGTATTATATGGTACACTGCGCATCCGGATTATTAAACATCGGCAAGGTTCTTTTTATCCGACCGACCGCGCGGCAGCGATAGACCCTTGACATACGGGACCCAAAGGGTGTAAAAATCCGCGCTCTAATTGCTCGAGCCCGGTTCTTTTTTGATCGGGGCCCGTAACACAAGGTGTAATCATGTACGCGGTATTAGAATCCGGTGGACAGCAGTTGAAGGTCGCTGAGGGCGACGTGGTCAAGATCCATAAGATCGAGGCCGAGGACAGCGCCGAACTCGTGATCGACAAGGTGCTGATGATCTCCAAGGACGGCGACCTGCAGGTCGGCAAGCCCTACGTTCCCAACGCCAAGGTCACCGCCGAGGTGCTCGGACAGGGGCGCGACAAGAAGGTGATGGTTTTCAAGAAGCGGCGTCGCACCGGCTTTCGTGTGATGCGCGGCCATCGTCAGCCGTATACCGAAATCAGGATCGTCAAGATCGAGGCCTGAGGAGTAAGCAATGGCTCATAAAAAAGCAGGCGGCAGCTCACGCAACGGCAGGGACTCGGCGGGTCGGCGCTACGGCGTCAAGCGCTACGGCGGCGAGCAGGTAAACGCGGGCACGATCCTGATTCGTCAGCTCGGCACTCGGGTTCACCCCGGCGCCAACGTCGGCGTGGGACGCGACTGGACGATCTTCGCCAAGATCGACGGCGTGGTGTGCTACGAGCGGATGGGCAAGGACCGCACCAAGGTCAGCGTCAAGGAGATGTCGGCCGAATCCTGAGCGATCACAAATTAAACAGCGACAACGGGCTGGCCCCTGGGCCGGTCCGTTTTTCTTTTCAGCGCCCGGAGCATTGTTCAGGTTATGATCGAACCATGAAGTTTGTTGATCGAGTAAAAGTGATGGTCGCCTCGGGCGATGGCGGCAACGGCTGCGTATCGTTCCGTAGGGAGAGGTACGTGCCGCGCGGCGGGCCCAACGGCGGCGACGGCGGCCACGGCGGCTCGGTGATTTTCAAGGCCGACCTGAGCAAGCAGACGCTGATCGACCTGAGCTTTCATCGGCATATACGCGCTGATCGCGGCGATCACGGCAAGGGCTCGGACCGCCACGGCCGCAAGGCCGAGGACCGCATCGTGCACCTGCCGCCGGGCACGGTTGTTAAAGATCCGGAGAGCGGCGCTGTGCTGGCCGACCTGGATCGGCCCGGCGCGACCTGGGTGGCGGCCAAGGGCGGACGCGGCGGTCGGGGCAACGCGCGGTTTCTGAGCAACGCCAATCGAGCGCCGCGCGAGTTCGAACCCGGCTTTCCGGGCCAGGAAGGCTGGCTGCTGCTCGAGCTCAAACTGATCGCGGATATCGGACTGGTTGGCTTTCCCAACGCGGGCAAGTCCACATTGCTCTCCAAGCTCACCCGGCGCAGGCCCAAGGTCGCGGGGTATCCGTTCACCACGCTCAGCCCGCTGCTCGGGGTCCACGTTGCTCCCGGCGGCCGCGAGATCGTGCTCGCCGATCTGCCCGGGCTGATCGAGGGCGCGGGCGAGGGCGCGGGCCTGGGATTGCAGTTCCTGCGCCACGTGGAGCGCACGCGCGCGCTGATCCACGTGATCGACGTGCTCGATCCCCAGCGCGAAGATCCGTTGGCAGCCTACGACGCCATCGGCGCCGAGCTCGAATCCTACTCCCCGGACTTGATTACCAAGCCGCGGGTGGTGGCGCTGAACAAGATCGACCTGCCCGGCGGGTTGGACGCGGCGCGTGCCGCACAGGAAGCATTTGCCGATCGCGGCGTGCGCACGTTACTGATCAGCGCCGACCAGCAGCAGGGATTGCCCGAGCTGGTCGAGGCGGCCGTAGCGCTGCTGGAAAAGCCGCCCGAACCCGAGTGGATCGAGCCGCAAGGGGGGAAGGCACCTTAGAGGTGCCCGCCCGGCTCTAAGCCGGGCGCTGCTCGCGCCTACCAAATAATGTTATCCAACATTATTATCCACACCCATTTGGCTTGTGTTCCGATTACAGTCCTGCCGGAGATTGCCAACGGGCGGCTGAATTACGATACTTAACTCTTTGGAGGATTAAGTGAGACACGCCGTGATTATGGCCGGGGGCACGGGAACGCGCTTCTGGCCGCGATCCAGAGAGAATAAGCCCAAGCAGCTGCTGGCGATCACCGGAGAGCAGTCCCTGCTGCGCCAGACCTTCGAGCGCCTGGCCCAAATCGTCGGTCCGCAGAACGTCTGGATCGTGACCTCCGAGCAGCTCGCGCAACAGTGCATGGACGAGCTGCCCGAACTGCAATCGGAAAACGTGCTGGCCGAGCCATTGCGACGCAACACCGCGCCCTGCGTGGGACTGGCCGCGGCCGCCATCGAGCGCCGCGATTCGGATGCGGTGCTCGGCGTGTTCCCGGCCGATCACCTGATCGGCAAGCCCGAGAGTTTCGCTGCCGTGGCGCAGGCCGCATACGCTGCGGCCGAGGCTCAGGACGTGCTGGTGACCCTGGGAGTGGAGCCGTTCGAGGCGGCCACGGGCTACGGCTACATCGAGTTCGGTGAGGTGGTCGAGCGCATCGCGGATCAGCCGCTGCACAGTGTTGTGCGCTTCATTGAGAAGCCCGAACGCGAACGCGCCCAACAGATGATCGATTCCGGCGGTCACTTTTGGAATGCGGGGATCTTCTTTTTTTCCGCGCGCGCGATTTTGGCGGCCATTGACCAACACATGCCGCAGCTCGGCGCGCAGATCGCAATCTTGCGCAATGCTGCGGACGACGAGCAGTTCAACGCGGAACTGGCGCGGATCTATCCGCAGATCGAGCCGCAGTCCATTGACAACGGAGTGATGGAGCATGCGTCGAACCTGCGCGGCATTCCGGTGGATATCGGCTGGAGCGACCTGGGCGCCTGGACCGCCCTGGCCGAGCTGCTCGAGGCGGACCAGAGCGGCAACGTCAACGTCGGTCGGCTGTTGGCCCTGGACTCATCGGGCTGCATCGTACACTCGGCGGACAAGCTGGTGACGCTGATCGGCGTGGACGACCTGGTCGTGGTTACGACCGACGACGCGGTGCTGGTCTGCGACCGCAAGCGCGCCCAGGAGATCAAACGCGTGTTCCAGGAGCTCAAGGACCGCGGCTGGGAGGAGTACCTGTGACCCTCGACCGCCGCGAGCTGATGTCCCAGACGCGCACCGTGGTGATTAAAGTCGGCTCGGGCGTGCTGGCCGACGCTGACAACAGCGGGCTGAGCATGGCGCGGGTGGCCGAGCTGGCGCGCGACGTGCAAGGCGTGCGCTCGCGCAACGTGCGCGTGGTGCTGGTCAGCTCGGGAGCGATTCTCGCCGGTCGCGGCAGGCTGGGGCTCAACGCGGGACCGTGCAGCCTGGCCGAGACCCAGGCCGCGGCCGCCGTGGGCCAGAGCGCGCTGATGCAGGCCTACGAGCGCTACTTCGCCACCTGGAACGGCAAGGTGGCCCAGGTGCTGCTCACCGGATCGGGACTCTCGGCGCGTGCGCGTTTCAACAACGCGCGTCAGACCCTGCGCGTGCTGATCGAGCGCGGATTCGTGCCCATAATCAACGAGAACGATACCGTGGCCACCGAGGAGATCACCTGCGGCGACAACGACAAGCTCGCCGCGTTGGTGGTCAATCTGGTGGAGGCCGACCTGCTGGTGATGCTCTCGGTGGAGCAGGGGATTTTCGATGCCGATCCGCGCGGCGGCGACGCCAAGCTGCTGCCGCTGATCCGCGATATCGACGAACTGGCAAAGCGCGTGGGCGAACCCAAGCCCTCGATGACAGGCCGCGGCGGAATCGCCAGCAAGGTCGCCTCGGCCAAGATCGTGGCGCGCTACGGCGTGCCGACCGTGGTGGCCCACGGTCGCGAGCCCGATGTGCTGCGACGGCTGTTCGACGGCGAAGATTTGGGCACGTTGGTGCTGCCCGCGACCGAGCAGCTGGGCTCGCGCAAGCACTGGATCGCCTTTGGCAGTCGGCCCAACGGTGCGCTGGTGATCGACCAGGGCGCGGCCAGCGCCCTGCGTCGCGGCGGCACTAGTCTGCTGCCGCGCGGGGTGATCGAGGTGCGCGGATCGTTCAAGGCCGGCGAGCTGATCGCGATCGTCGAGCAGTGCGGGACCGAGGTCGGCCGCGGGGTTGCCAACTACTCCGGTGAGCAGTGCGCCAAGGTCATGGGCCATGCCGGCAGCGAGATCGAGGCGCTGCTGGGCGTATCCGGCGCGGACGAGCTGGTGCACGTGGACAACATGGTGCTCTCAGATCCGATCGAGGATCGGCCCAACGGTGTGTAATCGTAACTACTGTTATTAGGGGCCGATGGGCGGATAAAGGTGGCGTTGTAACGGGGCGCGATATGTTGACATCCTCGCGGTACGGCGTTTAATATCGCGCTGCGCGACACTCCGCTTTTCCGTGTTTAGAAAATTAAGATGAATCCTCCATTTATCATGAGGTTTGCCGGAAAATGATCGAGATTCGCTTTCACGGACGGGGCGGCCAGGGTGCCGTGACCTCGGCCGAATTGCTGGCCCAGGCGGCGATCGGCGAGGGCAAGTACGCCCAGGCTTTCCCCAGCTTCGGACCGGAGCGCCGCGGCGCGCCGGTGTTGGCCTTTGCACGCATCGACGAGCAGCAGATTCGCTCGCGGGAG harbors:
- a CDS encoding glycoside hydrolase family 127 protein; the encoded protein is MIAGLLLNYNSPAPFQAFDDLNDGQKAQILELTRACLAGEIDDQGLANGLPDLPPDNGRAAVVVTLWPAWEMQELRRSVQRASEIALRHIDPEARALSVAPPEPTRLRAAASGESYASALAASRSALIDIGLDPRLLDCYRLQVELVREIDRLRLLSDFFTNRSLQRGVSGVAWSDGQALSCAMPDDSVRLELHPRNFISRLKAGRGIEIPLQLDQGLYRFRTDSFIEHFPGRGVQSIYRVGGRIDEISPAQIERACLIGGDFLLRLLKPNGKFYYRYYPLRRKTARDDPQALLGRYLIGDGFDDKGYNLLRHCGTTYSLMQLYDATGLERFREGGERALGWMLKRAVPMPGVPGALVMLEDGRNQAKLGGAGLAILALVAHARATGDMSHKDAMDGLARGICQLQLPNGDFINYASMNPNRPAKNRRSIYYPGEAIFGLVRLYQLDGNPQWLEYARRGADFLVHDRWKVLWMQMYVPPDAWMMLALEELHEVTGDPAYRDYAYLLAQNMIKDQYLTRAPFPDWLGGYSTSRKLDLWIGPVSTPNVTPAGSRMEGFTAVYLLAQREGDREMMDRIYRTIRAGTTFQISTMIRPETAFLYPDPSMALGGFRHNSSYSKIQIDYNQHNISGLLIARQIMLQREAL
- a CDS encoding OmpA family protein gives rise to the protein MPKRLSIALLIVGLLAAPAAAIDIQNMNPALTTTGLMSLYNSDTLEMGQFSLGYLANYAGEPLVFSIGDRGDLVAVESLFANHVYASVGVIKRLDVMLGGSYNMVASSGQGAVGLKGFPTKDADGNGFGDLQAALKIGILENSPDGIFGIALVPFGSFATGDDALYIGAGANDFGAKLVLDKRFDMVNIVINGGYRYKGATDEIEPAGELLWGIGLDIAAHRRIDLFGETFGKTSDYGVEGIDAEMPIEAQAGIKIYPGAGIALVLGGGAGITPGIGSPSYRGFAGLSFTYPPLERPSRAASASASAAPTADPDRDNLTNLEEKQANTNPNNPDSDGDGLLDGEELKVTLTDPRDADSDDDGLSDGQEVKIANTDPRNVDTDGDGIEDGREVNELKSDPLKADTDGDRIADATDQCPLQAETFNNYRDDDGCPEVEIDRRPSGVVLFAEEIRLPTPIVFAQGSDKRVSAESLTMLNDISNILMAHPELTVEIRVHTDDVGEADELQQLSERRAQTLRNYLVRRGITAGRLKTKGMGSAEPIARVEFLVIK
- the rplU gene encoding 50S ribosomal protein L21, encoding MYAVLESGGQQLKVAEGDVVKIHKIEAEDSAELVIDKVLMISKDGDLQVGKPYVPNAKVTAEVLGQGRDKKVMVFKKRRRTGFRVMRGHRQPYTEIRIVKIEA
- a CDS encoding DUF2062 domain-containing protein produces the protein MRNPIRSIRAGLARLVSEHVSPWRIGLAVAAGVIIGLTPFYSLHTLMTLGLAYALRLNKLASLLGTQVSNPIIALPVIYACVHVGNRILYGAWYHVSFSDFSLVQAKVLFLDWLVGGLVLGVLLGTLLGLFSAWLVVRRRKRLAARTQDPAAVGSAK
- a CDS encoding metallophosphoesterase; protein product: MATSKHTISTAILCLALIVGLTAPAAADSLSSIAGWPYGTVDAEGLGYSDALAVDQEWPIFPRIGEMIYPVLGMPAITEPGGELTVLMAAHFADRLLDPDSWRGYITTRESDPYNEEEKVGDAVAQTYPLSIESVDYLEDWGVYQLGCRVNGGAPADAYSVRVSTVFFADKQLNALHVVREISPDLTFAHITDVHIDDPRGASGGRMLNSADFPGYTEDDKQLVSAIVGQQISELNLLKPAFVLLSGDLVYGLDYVEEYGNAYDLLKNTQVPIFMVPGNHDGMASMVRQADWQYDGLDYFRRTFGPPYYSFDYGPLHVVGLNTYDGSRERRNSLPLPPLASPVDNYGGFMTQPQLDWLYADLEANDVEGRQTIVFGHHDMRGPYSPNTKFPAKPLGLTNDEWNYDSEVWDSDPADPISNETPEVNTGVLALKAFVDHGVSHVFLGHVHSDWVDVFEPGDELIDYEGRSTGIATQGPMRWVHTTTACSSIYTDMDYWGYRLIDVEGGILRDVDFSAENSLQSLPAGNVWTLPLTYNDGTTNVVEVLANNSLFQPVTINLEFYMRGDGTGYRVYDLFTQTQLPIVDLGLGDEGETVIYARAALPAACEAAQFPPQPWQGGLHTIVAAPDTDNAPPLASIAVERVDHKRGLFVVSAEDSFDPDQDDRIVRYDWFISSERFSGDRLTFHAPGQGYYIVQLIVMDEHGAQSQSQTTIKLEYDEDEEEEGCGCQTAKNGPTSATLIFVLLGMLFLLVARRRA